Proteins encoded together in one Pseudomonas sp. ADAK13 window:
- the aruF gene encoding arginine/ornithine succinyltransferase subunit alpha: protein MLVMRPAQMADLGEVQRLAADSPIGVTSLPDDVERLSDKIAASEASFAAEVSFNGEESYFFVLEDTAAGKLVGCSAIVASAGYSEPFYSFRNETFVHASRELKIHNKIHVLSQCHDLTGNSLLTSFYVVPELVGSPWSELNSRGRLLFVAGHPERFADSVVTEIVGYSDENGDSPFWDAIGRNFFDLNYAAAERLCGLKSRTFLAELMPHYPIYVPLLPDAAQEAMGQVHPRAQITFDILMREGFETDHYIDIFDGGPTLHARVSGIRSIAQSRVVPVKIGEMAKGVGRQYLVSNGQLQDYRAVMLELDYAPGKPVTLDLETAEALGVGEGASVRLVAV from the coding sequence ATGCTGGTGATGCGCCCCGCGCAAATGGCTGATCTGGGCGAGGTACAGCGTCTGGCTGCGGACAGCCCGATTGGTGTCACCTCCTTGCCGGATGATGTCGAACGCCTGAGCGACAAGATCGCCGCAAGCGAAGCGTCCTTCGCCGCCGAGGTCAGCTTCAACGGTGAAGAAAGCTATTTCTTCGTCCTGGAAGACACCGCCGCCGGCAAGCTGGTGGGCTGCTCGGCCATCGTCGCTTCGGCTGGCTACTCGGAACCGTTCTACAGCTTCCGTAACGAAACCTTCGTGCACGCCTCCCGCGAGCTGAAGATCCACAACAAGATCCACGTGCTTTCGCAGTGCCACGACCTGACCGGCAACAGCTTGTTGACCAGTTTCTACGTGGTGCCGGAGCTGGTGGGTTCGCCGTGGTCGGAACTCAACTCCCGTGGCCGCCTGCTGTTCGTGGCCGGCCACCCGGAGCGTTTTGCGGATTCGGTGGTGACCGAGATCGTGGGCTACAGCGACGAGAACGGTGATTCGCCGTTCTGGGATGCGATTGGCCGCAACTTCTTCGACCTCAACTACGCTGCCGCCGAACGCCTGTGCGGGTTGAAGAGCCGGACCTTCCTTGCCGAACTGATGCCGCATTACCCGATCTACGTGCCGCTGTTGCCGGACGCCGCCCAGGAAGCCATGGGCCAGGTGCACCCGCGGGCGCAGATCACCTTCGACATCCTGATGCGCGAAGGCTTCGAGACCGACCATTACATCGACATCTTCGACGGCGGCCCCACGCTGCACGCACGGGTATCGGGCATTCGCTCGATCGCTCAGAGCCGTGTGGTGCCGGTGAAGATCGGCGAGATGGCCAAGGGTGTCGGCCGCCAGTACCTGGTCAGCAACGGCCAGTTGCAGGATTACCGCGCAGTGATGCTGGAGCTGGACTACGCGCCCGGAAAGCCAGTGACCCTGGACCTGGAAACCGCCGAGGCCCTGGGCGTTGGCGAAGGCGCGAGCGTGCGCCTGGTAGCGGTATAA
- the astD gene encoding succinylglutamate-semialdehyde dehydrogenase, whose amino-acid sequence MMNSLYIAGSWLAGQGDVVESLNPVTQQVVWSGNSATTEQVESAVQAARQAFPAWAKRSLEERLSVLEAFAANLKSRADELARCIGEETGKPLWESATEVTSMVNKVAISVQSYRERTGERSGPLGDATAVLRHKPHGVVAVFGPYNFPGHLPNGHIVPALLAGNTVLFKPSELTPKVAELTVQCWIDAGLPAGVLNLLQGARETGIALAANPGIDGLFFTGSSRTGNHLHQQFAGRPDKILALEMGGNNPLVVDEVADVDAAVYTIIQSAFISAGQRCTCARRLLVPEGAWGDALLARLVAVSSTIEVGAFDQQPAPFMGSVISLGAAKALMDAQELLLANGAIALLEMTQPQAQAALLTPGIIDVTEVADRADEELFGPLLQVIRYADFAAAIAEANNTQYGLAAGLLSDSEARYQQFWLESRAGIVNWNKQLTGAASSAPFGGVGASGNHRASAYYAADYCAYPVASLETPSLVLPASLTPGVTLK is encoded by the coding sequence ATAATGAATTCGTTGTATATCGCAGGTAGCTGGCTGGCTGGCCAGGGTGACGTGGTTGAATCGCTGAACCCGGTGACCCAGCAGGTGGTGTGGTCGGGTAACAGCGCGACTACCGAGCAGGTCGAGTCTGCCGTTCAGGCCGCGCGCCAGGCGTTTCCAGCCTGGGCCAAGCGTTCCCTGGAGGAGCGCCTGAGCGTGCTGGAAGCCTTCGCAGCCAACCTGAAAAGCCGTGCCGACGAACTCGCCCGCTGCATCGGTGAGGAAACCGGCAAGCCTTTGTGGGAATCGGCCACCGAAGTCACCAGCATGGTCAACAAGGTTGCGATCTCGGTGCAGAGCTACCGCGAACGTACCGGCGAGAGGAGCGGCCCATTGGGCGACGCCACGGCCGTCTTGCGTCACAAACCCCACGGCGTGGTGGCGGTGTTCGGCCCTTACAACTTCCCGGGTCACTTGCCTAACGGGCACATCGTGCCGGCCTTGCTGGCGGGTAACACCGTGCTGTTCAAGCCCAGCGAACTGACCCCGAAAGTCGCCGAACTGACCGTGCAATGCTGGATCGACGCCGGCCTGCCGGCGGGTGTGCTGAACCTGCTGCAAGGCGCGCGGGAAACCGGGATCGCCCTGGCGGCGAATCCGGGCATCGACGGCTTGTTCTTCACCGGCTCCAGCCGCACCGGCAACCATCTGCACCAGCAATTCGCCGGGCGCCCGGACAAGATCCTCGCGCTGGAAATGGGCGGCAACAACCCGCTGGTGGTGGACGAAGTGGCCGATGTGGATGCCGCGGTGTACACCATTATCCAGTCGGCGTTTATCTCGGCCGGCCAGCGTTGCACCTGTGCCCGTCGCTTGCTGGTGCCGGAAGGCGCCTGGGGCGATGCGTTGCTCGCGCGCTTGGTGGCGGTGAGCTCGACCATTGAAGTGGGCGCGTTCGACCAACAACCGGCGCCGTTCATGGGCTCGGTGATTTCCCTCGGCGCCGCCAAGGCGTTGATGGATGCCCAGGAATTGCTGCTGGCCAATGGCGCGATCGCGTTGCTGGAGATGACTCAGCCACAGGCCCAGGCCGCGCTGCTGACGCCGGGCATTATTGATGTGACCGAGGTCGCCGATCGTGCTGACGAAGAGCTGTTCGGCCCGCTGCTGCAAGTGATCCGCTACGCTGATTTCGCCGCGGCGATTGCCGAGGCCAACAACACCCAATACGGCTTGGCGGCGGGTTTGCTGTCGGATTCCGAAGCGCGTTACCAGCAGTTCTGGCTGGAGAGCCGTGCCGGGATCGTCAACTGGAACAAACAGCTGACAGGGGCCGCGAGCAGCGCGCCGTTCGGCGGCGTAGGGGCTTCGGGCAACCATCGCGCCAGTGCCTATTACGCGGCGGATTATTGCGCGTACCCGGTGGCCTCGCTTGAGACCCCGAGCCTGGTGCTGCCTGCGTCGCTGACCCCAGGCGTAACGCTTAAGTGA
- the astA gene encoding arginine N-succinyltransferase: MIVRPVRSSDLPALIDLARSTGTGLTTLPANEERLTHRVGWAEKTFRGEAGRGDADYLFVLENDEGRVVGISAIAGAVGLREPWYNFRVGLTVSASQELNIYREIPTLFLANDLTGNSELCSLFLHADYRNGLNGRMLAKARMLFIAEFPQLFGNKIIAEMRGMSDEAGRSPFWESLGRHFFKMEFSQADYLTGVGNKAFIAELMPKFPLYTCFLSEDARNVIGKVHTDTEPALSMLKSEGFSYQGYVDIFDAGPAVECETTKIRAVRDSEALVLAIGTPGDDATPFLIHNRKREDCRITAAPARLAAGTLVVDQQTAKRLQLIAGDQVRAVPLSAARESK; the protein is encoded by the coding sequence ATGATCGTTCGTCCCGTACGCAGCAGCGATTTACCGGCCCTGATTGATCTGGCGCGCAGCACCGGCACCGGCCTCACCACCTTGCCGGCCAACGAAGAGCGCCTGACCCACCGGGTCGGCTGGGCTGAAAAGACCTTTCGCGGCGAAGCCGGGCGCGGTGATGCAGACTACCTGTTCGTGCTGGAAAACGACGAAGGCCGCGTGGTGGGGATTTCCGCCATCGCCGGTGCTGTCGGCCTGCGCGAGCCCTGGTACAACTTCCGGGTGGGCCTGACGGTCAGTGCTTCCCAGGAGCTGAACATCTACCGGGAAATCCCGACGCTGTTTCTGGCCAACGACCTGACCGGCAACTCCGAGCTGTGTTCGCTGTTCCTGCACGCCGATTACCGCAACGGCCTTAACGGCCGCATGCTGGCCAAGGCGCGCATGCTGTTTATCGCGGAATTCCCGCAGCTGTTCGGTAACAAGATCATCGCCGAGATGCGCGGCATGTCCGACGAAGCCGGGCGTTCGCCGTTCTGGGAAAGCCTGGGCCGGCACTTCTTCAAGATGGAATTCAGCCAGGCCGACTACCTTACCGGTGTGGGCAACAAGGCGTTTATCGCCGAGCTGATGCCGAAGTTTCCGCTGTACACCTGCTTCCTGTCCGAAGACGCGCGCAACGTGATCGGCAAGGTCCATACCGACACCGAGCCGGCCTTGAGCATGCTCAAGAGCGAAGGCTTCAGCTACCAGGGTTACGTCGACATCTTCGACGCAGGCCCGGCGGTGGAGTGTGAAACCACCAAGATCCGCGCGGTACGCGACAGCGAAGCGCTGGTGTTGGCGATTGGCACGCCGGGGGACGACGCCACGCCGTTCCTGATCCATAACCGTAAACGTGAAGATTGCCGCATCACCGCAGCACCGGCGCGGTTGGCTGCCGGCACCCTGGTGGTCGATCAGCAGACCGCCAAGCGCCTGCAACTGATCGCCGGTGATCAAGTGCGTGCCGTACCGTTGTCCGCTGCCCGGGAGTCGAAATAA
- the astB gene encoding N-succinylarginine dihydrolase produces the protein MKSCEVNFDGLVGPTHNYGGLSYGNVASQSNSQQSSNPKEAALQGLAKMKALMEMGFVQGVLAPQERPDVAALRSLGFAGTDAQVIQQAARQAMPLLVASCSASSMWVANAATVSPSADTADGRVHFTAANLNCKYHRSIEHPTTSRVLGAMFADQKHFAHHAALPAVAQFGDEGAANHTRFCRDYGEAGVEFFVFGRSAFDTRYPAPQKYPARQTLEASQAVARLHGLRDDGVVYAQQNPAVIDAGVFHNDVIAVGNGEVLFYHEDAFLNTEQMLGELQGKLGKLGGNFQSICVPRAQVGVEDAVRSYLFNSQLLTRADGSMLLIVPEECRANERVWQYLQGLTSSGGLIREVKVFDLKQSMQNGGGPACLRLRVALNETELAAVNPGVIMTAPLYDTLTQWVDKHYRDSLRETDLADPQLLLECRTALDELTQILKLGSVYPFQIN, from the coding sequence ATGAAATCCTGTGAAGTCAATTTTGACGGTCTCGTGGGGCCGACCCATAACTACGGCGGTTTGTCCTACGGCAACGTCGCGTCCCAGAGCAACAGCCAGCAGTCTTCCAACCCGAAGGAAGCGGCGTTGCAGGGCCTGGCGAAGATGAAAGCCCTGATGGAAATGGGCTTCGTGCAAGGTGTGCTGGCGCCCCAGGAGCGTCCTGATGTGGCCGCCTTGCGCAGCCTTGGTTTTGCCGGCACCGACGCGCAAGTCATCCAGCAAGCGGCCAGGCAGGCCATGCCGTTGCTGGTCGCCAGTTGCTCGGCGTCGAGCATGTGGGTGGCCAATGCCGCGACTGTCAGCCCAAGCGCCGACACCGCCGATGGCCGCGTGCATTTCACTGCCGCCAACCTCAACTGCAAATACCACCGCAGCATCGAACACCCGACCACCAGCCGCGTGCTGGGGGCGATGTTTGCCGATCAAAAACACTTCGCCCACCACGCGGCCTTGCCGGCAGTGGCACAGTTCGGCGACGAAGGCGCGGCCAACCACACCCGTTTCTGCCGTGACTATGGCGAGGCGGGCGTAGAGTTTTTCGTGTTCGGCCGCAGCGCGTTCGATACCCGCTACCCGGCGCCGCAAAAGTACCCGGCGCGCCAGACCCTCGAAGCTTCCCAGGCGGTCGCCCGCCTGCACGGCCTGCGGGATGACGGCGTGGTCTACGCCCAGCAGAACCCGGCGGTGATTGATGCCGGTGTGTTCCACAACGACGTGATCGCGGTGGGCAACGGCGAAGTGCTGTTCTATCACGAAGATGCGTTCCTCAATACCGAACAGATGCTCGGCGAGCTGCAGGGCAAACTCGGCAAGCTCGGCGGCAATTTCCAGTCGATCTGCGTGCCCCGGGCCCAGGTCGGTGTGGAAGACGCGGTGCGTTCCTACCTGTTCAACAGCCAGTTGCTGACCCGCGCCGACGGCTCGATGCTGCTGATCGTGCCGGAAGAATGCCGCGCCAACGAGCGCGTCTGGCAGTACCTGCAAGGCCTGACGTCTTCCGGCGGGCTGATCCGCGAAGTCAAAGTCTTCGACCTCAAGCAAAGCATGCAGAACGGCGGTGGCCCCGCGTGCCTGCGCTTGCGCGTGGCCTTGAATGAAACCGAACTGGCGGCGGTCAACCCAGGGGTTATCATGACGGCGCCGTTGTACGACACGCTCACCCAATGGGTCGACAAGCACTACCGCGACAGCCTGCGGGAAACCGACCTGGCTGACCCGCAATTGCTGCTTGAGTGCCGGACGGCACTGGATGAACTGACGCAAATCCTTAAACTGGGCTCGGTTTATCCTTTCCAGATCAATTAA
- a CDS encoding aspartate aminotransferase family protein yields MSVEQAPVQRADFDQVMVPNYAPAAFIPVRGEGSRVWDQAGRELIDFAGGIAVNVLGHAHPALVGALTEQANKLWHVSNVFTNEPALRLAHKLIDATFAERVFFCNSGAEANEAAFKLARRVAFDRFGTEKYEIIAALNSFHGRTLFTVNVGGQSKYSDGFGPKIVGITHVPYNDLEALKAAVSDKTCAVVLEPIQGEGGVLPAELSYLQGARDLCDANNALLVFDEVQTGMGRSGELFAYQHYGVVPDILTSAKSLGGGFPIAAMLTREDLAKHLVVGTHGTTYGGNPLACAVAEAVIDVINTPQVLAGVNAKHDLFVSRLEKIGQQYGIFTEVRGLGLLLGCVLSDAWKGKAKDIFNAAEREGLMILQAGPDVVRFAPSLVVEDADIQEGLDRFERAVKKLTQA; encoded by the coding sequence ATGTCCGTTGAGCAAGCCCCGGTGCAACGTGCCGATTTCGACCAGGTCATGGTTCCCAACTACGCACCTGCCGCTTTCATCCCCGTGCGTGGCGAAGGTTCCCGCGTTTGGGACCAGGCGGGCCGAGAGCTGATCGACTTTGCCGGCGGCATCGCGGTCAACGTATTGGGCCACGCCCACCCGGCGCTGGTCGGTGCACTGACCGAACAGGCCAACAAGCTGTGGCACGTGTCCAACGTCTTCACTAACGAGCCGGCCCTGCGCCTGGCCCACAAGCTGATCGACGCCACGTTTGCCGAGCGTGTGTTCTTCTGCAACTCCGGCGCTGAAGCCAACGAGGCCGCTTTCAAGCTGGCCCGTCGTGTCGCGTTCGACCGCTTCGGCACCGAGAAATACGAAATCATCGCCGCGCTGAACAGCTTCCACGGCCGCACCCTGTTCACCGTGAACGTGGGTGGCCAGTCGAAGTATTCCGACGGCTTCGGTCCGAAAATCGTCGGCATCACCCACGTGCCTTACAACGATCTGGAGGCACTGAAAGCCGCCGTTTCGGACAAGACCTGCGCCGTGGTGCTGGAGCCGATCCAGGGTGAGGGCGGCGTATTGCCGGCTGAACTTTCATACCTGCAAGGTGCCCGCGACCTGTGCGACGCGAACAACGCGCTGCTGGTGTTCGACGAAGTGCAAACCGGCATGGGCCGCAGCGGCGAGCTGTTCGCCTACCAGCATTACGGCGTCGTGCCCGACATCCTCACCAGCGCCAAGAGCCTGGGCGGTGGTTTCCCGATCGCAGCCATGCTGACCCGCGAGGACTTGGCCAAGCACCTGGTGGTCGGCACCCACGGCACCACCTACGGCGGCAACCCGCTGGCGTGTGCGGTGGCGGAAGCGGTGATCGACGTGATCAACACCCCGCAAGTGCTGGCCGGTGTTAATGCCAAGCATGACCTGTTCGTTTCCCGCCTGGAGAAGATCGGCCAGCAATACGGCATCTTCACCGAAGTGCGGGGCCTGGGCCTGCTGCTCGGCTGCGTGCTGAGCGATGCCTGGAAGGGCAAGGCAAAGGACATCTTCAACGCCGCCGAGCGTGAAGGCTTGATGATCCTGCAAGCCGGTCCGGACGTGGTGCGTTTCGCCCCGAGCCTGGTGGTGGAAGACGCCGATATCCAGGAAGGCCTGGACCGCTTCGAGCGTGCTGTGAAAAAGCTGACGCAAGCCTGA
- the astE gene encoding succinylglutamate desuccinylase, giving the protein MLALGKLLELTLAGREPAQKIQLTVDGVQLRWLSEGALEVRPPEARDNGGDVLLSSGIHGNETAPIELADRLLHGIARGEIKPRTRILFLFGNPEAMRRGERYLELDVNRLFNGRHEQNIGPEAMRAAELEQLARTFFSVPGRSRLHYDLHTAIRGSKIEQFALYPWKDGRQHSRRELARLRAAGMEAVLLQNKTSITFTAFTYEQLEAESFTLELGKARPFGQNQGVDVSRLEARLKQIIEGNEPATESLDGLKLFSVSREVIKHSDTFVLHLPADVENFSELEKGYLLAEDIAKTRWVIEEEGARIIFPNPKVKNGLRAGILIVPTTDAGLA; this is encoded by the coding sequence ATGCTCGCCCTCGGCAAACTGCTTGAACTGACCCTCGCCGGTCGCGAACCGGCGCAAAAAATTCAACTGACTGTCGACGGCGTGCAACTGCGCTGGCTCAGCGAGGGCGCGCTGGAAGTGCGGCCTCCTGAGGCGCGGGACAACGGCGGCGACGTGCTGTTGTCGTCCGGCATCCATGGCAACGAAACCGCGCCGATCGAATTGGCCGACCGCTTGCTGCATGGCATTGCCCGCGGGGAGATCAAGCCCCGCACCCGTATTCTGTTCCTGTTCGGTAACCCCGAGGCCATGCGCCGCGGCGAGCGTTATCTCGAACTGGACGTCAACCGGCTGTTCAATGGCCGTCACGAGCAAAACATCGGCCCGGAAGCCATGCGCGCTGCCGAGCTTGAGCAGTTGGCCCGCACGTTCTTCAGCGTTCCGGGGCGTAGCCGTTTGCATTACGACCTGCACACCGCCATTCGTGGCTCGAAGATCGAGCAGTTCGCGCTGTACCCGTGGAAGGACGGTCGCCAGCATTCACGCCGCGAACTGGCGCGCCTGCGAGCCGCCGGCATGGAAGCGGTGTTGTTGCAGAACAAGACCTCGATCACCTTCACGGCGTTTACCTACGAGCAGCTGGAGGCCGAGTCCTTCACCCTGGAGCTGGGCAAGGCCCGGCCGTTCGGGCAGAACCAGGGCGTGGACGTGTCCCGCCTGGAGGCGCGCCTCAAGCAGATCATCGAAGGCAACGAGCCGGCCACCGAGAGCCTGGACGGCCTGAAGCTGTTCAGCGTCTCCCGGGAAGTGATCAAGCACAGCGATACCTTCGTCCTGCATTTGCCGGCCGACGTGGAAAACTTTTCGGAGTTGGAGAAGGGTTACCTGCTGGCCGAGGACATTGCCAAGACCCGCTGGGTCATCGAGGAGGAGGGCGCACGCATCATCTTCCCGAACCCGAAGGTCAAGAATGGCTTGCGAGCCGGGATATTGATTGTGCCGACTACGGATGCCGGCCTGGCCTGA